A region of Roseobacter litoralis Och 149 DNA encodes the following proteins:
- a CDS encoding AMP nucleosidase → MSETITPDSPAAEVFHDAAAAVARLEELYTQATGFLCTHFAQAMREGAPACRVRAFYPQVEFETSSYAHVDTRLSFGHVSAPGRYRATITRPDLFRSYLTQQIGLLIENHGQPVTIGPSETAMPVHFAVARDAAITVPQEGAAEFTLRDVFDVPDLSTTNDDIVNGTYIPTDGIAPLAPFTAQRVDYSLARLAHYTATDAEHFQNHVLFTNYQFYVSEFEAYARAQLKDATSGYTAFVSTDNAEINDCDGVLPPSSKTPQMPTYHLKRADGSGITLVNIGVGPSNAKTATDHIAVLRPHAWIMVGHCAGLRNSQALGDFVLAHAYLREDKVLDDDLPVWVPVPALAEIQIALEQAVAKVTELEGYELKRLMRTGTVASLDNRNWELRDQSGPVQRLSQSRAVALDMESATIAANGFRFRVPYGTLLCVSDKPLHGELKLPGMASDFYKTQVVRHLMIGIHAMEQLRSMPLERIHSRKLRSFEETAFL, encoded by the coding sequence ATGAGCGAAACCATCACCCCCGACAGCCCGGCCGCCGAGGTCTTTCATGATGCTGCAGCCGCAGTGGCCCGGCTGGAAGAACTTTACACACAGGCGACCGGCTTTCTCTGTACGCATTTTGCGCAGGCCATGCGCGAAGGCGCACCCGCGTGCCGCGTCCGGGCTTTTTATCCTCAAGTGGAGTTTGAAACCTCAAGTTACGCGCATGTGGACACGCGATTGTCCTTTGGTCATGTCTCTGCGCCCGGACGCTATCGCGCGACGATCACGCGCCCTGATCTGTTTCGCAGCTATCTGACACAGCAAATCGGTCTGTTGATTGAAAACCACGGGCAGCCAGTCACGATTGGCCCATCTGAAACGGCAATGCCGGTGCATTTCGCCGTCGCAAGAGATGCAGCGATCACCGTCCCGCAAGAAGGGGCCGCCGAGTTTACGCTGCGTGATGTCTTTGATGTCCCTGACCTCAGCACCACGAACGACGATATCGTCAACGGCACATATATCCCGACCGACGGGATCGCGCCGCTCGCGCCCTTTACCGCGCAACGTGTGGATTATTCGCTGGCGCGGCTGGCGCATTACACGGCCACGGATGCTGAGCATTTTCAGAACCACGTGCTGTTTACGAATTACCAGTTCTATGTGTCTGAATTTGAGGCCTACGCCCGCGCGCAACTCAAGGATGCAACCTCCGGCTACACGGCGTTTGTATCCACGGACAATGCTGAAATCAACGATTGCGATGGGGTACTGCCGCCCAGCAGTAAAACGCCCCAGATGCCGACCTATCACCTGAAGCGGGCGGATGGGTCGGGGATCACGCTGGTCAACATCGGTGTTGGACCCTCCAACGCGAAAACCGCCACGGACCACATTGCCGTGTTGCGTCCGCATGCGTGGATCATGGTCGGTCACTGCGCGGGTTTGCGCAATTCGCAAGCGCTCGGGGATTTTGTGCTCGCCCATGCCTATCTGCGCGAGGACAAGGTGCTGGACGATGACCTGCCGGTCTGGGTTCCGGTGCCCGCGCTGGCCGAGATACAGATCGCACTTGAGCAGGCGGTGGCCAAGGTCACCGAACTCGAAGGCTATGAGCTGAAGCGCCTGATGCGCACCGGCACCGTGGCCAGCCTTGATAACCGCAATTGGGAATTGCGCGACCAATCCGGCCCTGTGCAGCGGCTCAGCCAGTCGCGCGCGGTCGCACTTGATATGGAAAGTGCCACGATTGCGGCGAACGGGTTTCGCTTCCGGGTGCCCTACGGCACGCTTTTATGTGTGTCAGACAAGCCGCTGCATGGAGAGTTGAAACTGCCCGGCATGGCGTCAGACTTCTATAAAACGCAAGTTGTGCGTCATCTGATGATCGGTATCCACGCGATGGAACAGCTGCGATCCATGCCGCTGGAACGCATTCACAGCCGGAAACTACGCTCATTTGAGGAAACAGCGTTCCTCTGA
- the ade gene encoding adenine deaminase: protein MTHHIFSSWPDTAADLIAVATGRMAADMLIRGGKWVNVHTREVLDGYDIAIIHGRIACVVPDATNCTGPDTQIIRANGRYMIPGLCDGHMHIESGMLTPAEFARAVIPHGTTSMFTDPHEIANVLGLEGVRMMHDEALMQPVNIFTQMPSCAPSAPGMETTGFEITAADVADAMTWPGIVGLGEMMNFPGVSNADPKMLAEIAATQRAGKTVGGHYASPDLGPAFAGYVAGGPADDHEGTCEADAIARMRQGMRSMIRLGSAWYDVESQITAITEKGLDPRNMILCTDDCHSGTLVNDGHMNRVVRHAIECGCDPLVALQMATINTATHFGLEREIGSITPGRRADIILTSDLRTLPIETVIARGQVVAEDGHCLVECPHFDWPAAARQTVHMGKTLEPDDFTINAPKGANAVTANVIGVVENQAPTKALKFELPVTEGRVQATGDVAQIALVERHRATGSVTNAFVSGFGYEGRMAMASTVAHDSHHMIVVGTDAEDMARAANRLGEVGGGIVLFKDGVELALVELPIAGLMSDRPAAEVAAKADKMMQAMRDCGCTLNNAYMQHSLLALVVIPELRISDLGLVDVRTFEFIPVIESPT from the coding sequence ATGACGCATCACATTTTTTCCTCCTGGCCCGACACAGCGGCAGATCTGATTGCCGTCGCGACCGGCAGAATGGCTGCCGATATGCTCATTAGGGGCGGCAAATGGGTCAATGTCCATACCCGCGAAGTGCTGGATGGATATGATATTGCCATCATCCACGGGCGCATCGCCTGCGTGGTCCCGGATGCCACGAACTGCACAGGGCCAGACACGCAGATCATCCGGGCAAACGGGCGCTACATGATCCCCGGCCTGTGCGATGGTCATATGCATATCGAGTCCGGGATGCTGACGCCCGCTGAATTTGCCCGCGCGGTGATCCCGCATGGCACCACATCCATGTTCACGGACCCTCATGAGATCGCCAATGTTCTGGGACTTGAAGGTGTGCGAATGATGCATGACGAGGCGCTGATGCAACCCGTCAACATTTTCACCCAGATGCCATCCTGCGCGCCCTCGGCACCGGGGATGGAAACCACCGGGTTTGAGATCACCGCCGCCGATGTGGCTGATGCCATGACGTGGCCCGGTATCGTCGGTTTGGGTGAGATGATGAATTTTCCGGGCGTGTCGAATGCCGATCCGAAAATGCTGGCGGAAATTGCGGCAACGCAGCGCGCGGGCAAGACGGTGGGTGGACACTATGCGTCACCAGACCTTGGACCAGCGTTTGCAGGTTACGTCGCGGGGGGACCCGCCGACGATCACGAAGGGACCTGCGAGGCGGACGCCATCGCGCGCATGCGGCAGGGGATGCGGTCGATGATCCGGCTTGGCTCTGCGTGGTATGACGTGGAAAGCCAGATCACGGCGATCACCGAAAAGGGTCTCGATCCGCGCAACATGATCCTGTGCACGGACGATTGCCATTCGGGCACGCTGGTCAATGACGGTCATATGAACCGGGTCGTGCGCCACGCTATTGAATGCGGTTGTGACCCGCTGGTGGCGCTTCAGATGGCGACGATCAACACCGCCACCCATTTCGGGCTGGAACGCGAGATCGGGTCCATCACGCCGGGGCGGCGCGCGGATATTATCTTGACCTCAGATCTGAGAACCCTGCCAATCGAAACGGTCATTGCCCGTGGACAGGTCGTGGCGGAAGATGGTCACTGTCTTGTCGAATGTCCGCACTTCGACTGGCCCGCTGCGGCCCGCCAAACCGTGCATATGGGCAAGACGCTGGAGCCGGATGACTTCACGATCAACGCGCCCAAAGGCGCCAATGCGGTGACCGCGAACGTTATCGGTGTGGTGGAAAACCAAGCACCGACCAAGGCGTTGAAATTCGAACTGCCAGTGACCGAGGGGCGGGTGCAAGCCACCGGTGACGTCGCACAGATCGCATTGGTTGAGCGGCACCGCGCCACCGGGTCTGTGACCAATGCCTTTGTTTCAGGCTTTGGGTATGAGGGCCGGATGGCCATGGCCTCGACTGTGGCCCATGACAGCCACCACATGATTGTTGTCGGTACCGATGCCGAGGATATGGCGCGCGCGGCCAACCGGCTGGGCGAGGTCGGCGGCGGCATTGTGCTGTTCAAGGACGGTGTTGAACTGGCGCTGGTCGAATTGCCCATCGCAGGTCTGATGTCAGATCGCCCCGCTGCTGAAGTCGCCGCAAAGGCCGACAAGATGATGCAGGCCATGCGCGACTGTGGCTGCACCCTGAACAACGCGTATATGCAACATTCCCTCTTGGCGCTTGTTGTGATCCCTGAGCTTCGGATTTCCGATCTCGGCCTTGTGGATGTGCGCACCTTTGAATTCATACCTGTGATAGAGTCCCCCACATGA
- a CDS encoding VOC family protein, which produces MDYETVSAEDFGKSLRGIGLNLLVRDVRVTSAFLVDIFDVGIHRLSDDFAIVTYGSDVFQLHSDATYSANPLLGLLPETPPRGAGVEIRFYDTDPDAAVARASARGAMVLQEPADKPHGLREAYILCDDGYAWVPSRPL; this is translated from the coding sequence ATGGACTATGAAACAGTGTCAGCGGAGGATTTCGGCAAATCCTTGCGCGGCATCGGACTGAACTTGCTGGTGCGCGATGTGCGGGTGACCAGCGCGTTTCTTGTGGATATCTTTGACGTCGGCATTCACCGCCTGAGCGATGATTTTGCGATCGTAACCTATGGGAGCGACGTATTTCAGCTCCATAGTGATGCCACTTATTCTGCCAATCCCTTGCTGGGTCTGCTGCCCGAAACCCCCCCGCGCGGTGCAGGTGTCGAGATCAGGTTTTACGACACCGACCCTGATGCAGCGGTTGCGCGGGCCTCGGCGCGCGGCGCGATGGTTTTGCAAGAGCCTGCGGACAAGCCGCACGGCCTGCGCGAGGCTTACATCCTGTGCGACGACGGTTATGCCTGGGTGCCCAGCCGGCCGCTTTGA
- a CDS encoding LysR family transcriptional regulator codes for MTDLPPLNWLRAFEASARNLSFTGAARDLNMTQSAVSQQIKSLEGFLGRPLFHRHARSLELTQTGQSYLPVVRDAFRTLAHGTRALTRNETNVLHVQSNLTFAVNWLSPRLSTFRAKHPEVQLSISTELWEPRDMADGADVEIRYSLRPSDQVYAELLATDHYYPVCRPDFPAHLETLHEKPLYDCLNMMGTWAVWVEECGMDWPNPPVTYASTYLLPLAVAQAGGGMALAHDLIAKRLIDTGALIAPFAHRARMQEAYYLIQSPQAQTMPAAQAFTHWLRDALAVEQNAQSGRLGTQA; via the coding sequence ATGACTGATCTGCCGCCCTTAAACTGGCTGCGGGCCTTTGAGGCTTCAGCACGCAACCTCAGCTTTACCGGGGCTGCGCGCGATCTGAACATGACGCAAAGCGCGGTCAGCCAGCAGATCAAATCCCTTGAGGGGTTTCTGGGCCGCCCGCTTTTTCACCGTCACGCAAGATCACTTGAACTCACCCAAACCGGCCAGAGCTATCTGCCAGTTGTCAGGGATGCCTTCCGCACATTGGCGCATGGCACCCGTGCGCTGACACGAAACGAAACAAACGTGCTTCATGTTCAGAGCAACCTGACGTTTGCGGTGAACTGGCTGTCACCGCGACTTTCGACCTTTCGGGCAAAGCATCCCGAGGTGCAGCTCAGTATTTCCACCGAATTATGGGAGCCGCGCGATATGGCCGACGGGGCGGATGTGGAAATCCGCTATTCCTTGCGCCCATCGGACCAAGTCTATGCTGAGCTTTTGGCAACCGATCATTACTATCCGGTCTGTCGGCCCGATTTCCCTGCTCACTTGGAAACGCTGCACGAAAAGCCGCTTTATGACTGTCTGAACATGATGGGCACATGGGCCGTCTGGGTAGAGGAGTGCGGGATGGACTGGCCGAACCCGCCGGTCACCTATGCCTCAACCTATTTATTGCCGTTGGCGGTGGCACAGGCAGGGGGTGGCATGGCTTTGGCCCATGACCTGATCGCCAAAAGACTGATCGACACCGGCGCGCTGATTGCGCCCTTTGCACATCGCGCCCGGATGCAGGAGGCCTATTACCTCATCCAGTCGCCTCAGGCTCAGACCATGCCCGCCGCGCAGGCCTTTACCCACTGGCTGCGCGACGCATTGGCGGTGGAACAGAACGCTCAAAGCGGCCGGCTGGGCACCCAGGCATAA
- a CDS encoding class II aldolase and adducin N-terminal domain-containing protein has translation MSVTELHPNMDNWQERVDLAAAFRWTVRLNMHEAVANHFSLAINDSGTKFLMNPNQMHFSRIKASDLLVVDVDDPEAMNGPDAPDPTAWGLHGGMHRHCAHARCAMHVHSPYATALAALADSRLPPVDQNACMFFDRVVVDENYGGLAFEEEGVRCAQLFDDPRKKVMVMGNHGIMVIGDTVADTFNRMFYFERACQTYLLALQTGRPLRVLPDDVAEKTAREIEEYPEQDLRHLAELKAILDEEGSTYAQ, from the coding sequence ATGTCTGTAACTGAACTGCACCCCAATATGGACAACTGGCAGGAGCGCGTAGACCTTGCGGCGGCCTTTCGCTGGACCGTACGGCTGAACATGCATGAAGCCGTCGCCAACCATTTCAGCCTTGCGATCAACGACAGTGGCACGAAATTTCTGATGAATCCCAATCAGATGCATTTTTCACGTATCAAGGCGTCGGATCTGTTGGTTGTGGATGTCGATGATCCCGAAGCGATGAACGGGCCGGATGCACCCGACCCCACGGCTTGGGGGCTGCATGGCGGAATGCACCGGCACTGTGCCCACGCGCGCTGCGCGATGCATGTGCATTCGCCCTATGCGACCGCGCTTGCAGCGCTGGCTGACAGCCGATTGCCGCCCGTCGATCAGAACGCCTGCATGTTCTTTGATCGCGTTGTTGTCGATGAAAACTACGGCGGGCTGGCCTTTGAAGAAGAGGGCGTACGCTGTGCGCAGCTGTTTGATGACCCAAGGAAAAAGGTCATGGTCATGGGCAACCACGGCATCATGGTGATTGGCGATACGGTGGCCGATACCTTCAACCGGATGTTCTATTTTGAGCGCGCCTGCCAGACCTATCTGCTCGCCTTGCAAACAGGGCGGCCGTTGCGGGTGCTGCCCGATGATGTCGCCGAGAAAACCGCGCGCGAGATCGAAGAATATCCCGAACAGGATCTGCGGCATCTGGCGGAACTCAAGGCCATTCTGGATGAGGAGGGATCGACCTATGCCCAGTGA
- a CDS encoding sterol desaturase family protein produces MPSDPENREAGRWNFRPQVPLAQNPLFQWPPKPAAIFRWYAAFWLEVSTTTLCLVFALIAYFLVLPDLAEMQVLAWGWVAKVWLANLIPQVICAGTLHYWLIMRKGQGDKTKYDPRDQARSNGTFTFGNQVHDNMFWHIASGITLWTAAQVLVFWAMANGYAPAMLFPGNPLWFIAFFVLIPIWSSFHFYWIHRALHWPPLYKLAHSLHHRNVNVGPWSGISMHPVEHLLFYTNFLIHFVVPSHPLHVLFHGYVQSTHPVFSHSGFEEIVVNDKRQAKAGVFFHQLHHRYFECNYGTVEMPWDRWFGSYHDGSAQATGDTRARKKQMYT; encoded by the coding sequence ATGCCCAGTGATCCAGAGAACCGCGAGGCGGGGCGCTGGAACTTTCGACCGCAAGTCCCGCTGGCGCAGAATCCATTGTTTCAGTGGCCGCCCAAACCAGCGGCCATCTTTCGGTGGTATGCGGCTTTCTGGCTTGAGGTGTCGACCACGACGCTCTGTCTGGTTTTTGCGCTGATCGCCTATTTCCTTGTTCTGCCTGACCTTGCTGAGATGCAGGTGCTGGCATGGGGTTGGGTGGCCAAGGTCTGGCTTGCCAATCTGATCCCGCAGGTCATTTGCGCGGGCACGTTGCATTATTGGTTGATCATGCGCAAAGGACAGGGCGACAAAACCAAATACGATCCCCGCGATCAGGCGCGCAGCAACGGCACCTTCACCTTTGGCAATCAGGTCCATGACAATATGTTCTGGCATATTGCCAGCGGCATCACCCTCTGGACCGCGGCGCAGGTGCTGGTGTTCTGGGCGATGGCGAATGGCTATGCGCCTGCCATGCTGTTTCCGGGTAACCCGCTGTGGTTTATTGCGTTTTTCGTGCTGATCCCGATCTGGTCGAGCTTTCATTTTTACTGGATACACCGCGCGCTACATTGGCCGCCGCTCTATAAACTGGCCCATTCCCTGCACCACCGGAACGTCAATGTCGGGCCGTGGTCCGGGATTTCGATGCACCCGGTCGAACACTTGCTGTTTTACACAAACTTCCTGATCCATTTTGTCGTGCCCAGCCATCCGCTGCACGTTCTGTTTCATGGCTACGTCCAGTCCACGCACCCTGTCTTTTCCCATTCCGGGTTTGAAGAGATTGTCGTGAACGACAAACGTCAGGCCAAGGCGGGGGTGTTTTTCCACCAGCTGCATCACCGGTATTTTGAATGCAACTATGGCACGGTTGAGATGCCCTGGGATCGTTGGTTCGGCAGTTATCATGATGGATCAGCCCAAGCCACGGGTGACACACGCGCACGCAAAAAGCAGATGTACACCTGA
- a CDS encoding acyl-CoA dehydrogenase family protein, protein MTTYGLTDEHTMIAESVRSFVEKEIYPHEELVERTGEVPAEIADEIKRKTIDLGFYACNFPESVGCAGLNHLEFALVERELGRGSMALNHFFGRPQNILMACEGDQIERYLMPAVRGERMDALAMTEPGAGSDVRGMKCAAVRKGGDWVVNGTKHFISGADHADFIIVFIATGEDQTAKGPKKRITAFLVDRGTPGFTIRDGYKSVSHRGYKNMILDFDDCRLPDAQVLGDVDGGFEVMNTWLYATRITVATMSVGRARRVFDYALNYAAEREQFGQKIGKFQGVSFQLADMVTEIDAADLLTLAAADRLDKGLPANREIASAKLYASEMLARVTDAAIQIHGGMGLMDDYPLERFWRDARVERIWDGTSEIQRHIISRDLLRALGA, encoded by the coding sequence ATGACAACTTACGGCTTAACCGACGAACATACGATGATTGCGGAGTCCGTTCGCAGCTTTGTTGAAAAAGAGATTTACCCCCACGAGGAACTGGTCGAGCGGACAGGCGAAGTGCCTGCAGAGATCGCGGATGAGATCAAACGCAAAACCATTGATCTGGGCTTTTACGCCTGTAATTTCCCGGAAAGCGTGGGCTGTGCCGGGCTGAACCATCTTGAGTTTGCACTGGTGGAACGTGAATTGGGGCGCGGCTCGATGGCGCTCAACCATTTCTTTGGCCGCCCGCAGAATATCCTGATGGCCTGTGAAGGGGATCAGATCGAACGCTATCTCATGCCCGCCGTGCGCGGTGAGCGGATGGATGCGCTGGCCATGACCGAACCGGGTGCAGGATCGGATGTGCGCGGCATGAAATGTGCTGCGGTGCGGAAAGGTGGTGACTGGGTGGTGAATGGGACCAAGCATTTCATCTCGGGTGCGGATCATGCGGATTTCATCATCGTGTTCATCGCAACCGGCGAAGATCAGACGGCCAAGGGCCCCAAAAAGCGGATCACGGCGTTTCTGGTGGATCGCGGCACGCCCGGTTTCACCATCCGCGACGGATATAAATCGGTCAGCCATCGGGGATATAAAAACATGATCCTTGATTTCGATGACTGCCGCCTGCCCGATGCGCAGGTCCTCGGCGACGTTGATGGCGGTTTTGAGGTCATGAACACCTGGCTTTACGCCACCCGTATTACGGTGGCCACAATGTCGGTGGGGCGCGCCCGGCGTGTCTTTGATTATGCGCTGAACTACGCGGCGGAACGGGAACAGTTCGGACAAAAGATCGGTAAATTTCAGGGCGTGAGTTTCCAGCTGGCCGATATGGTGACGGAAATCGACGCGGCGGATTTGCTGACGCTGGCCGCGGCGGATCGGCTGGATAAAGGGCTGCCTGCCAACCGCGAGATTGCCTCCGCCAAGCTATATGCCTCGGAGATGCTGGCGCGGGTCACCGATGCCGCGATCCAAATACATGGGGGCATGGGCCTGATGGATGACTACCCGCTGGAACGGTTCTGGCGCGATGCCCGGGTCGAGCGGATTTGGGACGGTACGTCTGAAATCCAGCGCCACATCATCAGCCGTGATCTGCTGCGGGCTTTGGGGGCCTAA
- a CDS encoding acetate--CoA ligase family protein, which produces MSPLESSRAKKGATRDLSRLLRPRSIAVVGGGYWCQQVVRQSRAMGFAGDIWRVHPRSDVVEGITAVARVRDLPHVPDAVFLGINRHSTAAAVSELAAMGAGGAVCFASGFAEADAEDPASAGLQADLVAAAGDMPILGPNCYGFVNAVDGALLWPDQHGCARVDRGVAILTQSSNIAINLTMQRRALPIAYTVTCGNMAQTTQADIAMALLDDPRVTALGLHVEGFGDTHLWHALAQKAYDKSVPIIVLKIGVSDQAQQATVSHTASLAGSDAGASAFLRYLSIPRMQDLPTFLETLKLLHCHGVLPGSRLSSISCSGGEASLVADMAAQHAVSFPPLSDAQRNALSSALGPMVALSNPLDYHTYVWGDADKMAAAWLPMAAPHIDLVMIILDYPHTDATAWDCATQAAIAVHKRSGRPVAVVATLPELLPPDVSARLMAAGVTPLHGVREALGAVEAAAGCIAPQDAPPLRAGPSSKTEMLSEAEAKQSLARFGIPVPRGLVVKRADLGGMASALVAPLALKAIGLAHKSEAGALRLNVQAETLAMAARDMPGDRFLVEEMVTGTVAELLIGVTRDAAHGFVLTLAAGGVLTELWGDQRSLLIPASRVDVADALAELRIYPMLRGYRGAKAACLPAVIDAVMGLQDYVINNAAHVQEVEINPLMCTPDAAIAADALIMRCTPLIPAGEPNGPD; this is translated from the coding sequence ATGTCGCCCCTTGAAAGCAGCAGGGCCAAAAAAGGTGCAACGCGCGATCTGTCGCGCTTGCTGCGACCCCGATCCATCGCGGTTGTCGGCGGTGGATATTGGTGCCAGCAAGTCGTGCGCCAGTCCCGTGCGATGGGATTTGCAGGTGATATTTGGCGTGTGCATCCCAGATCGGATGTCGTCGAAGGGATCACGGCGGTGGCCCGTGTCCGCGACCTTCCCCATGTGCCTGATGCTGTATTTCTGGGCATAAACCGTCACAGCACGGCTGCGGCCGTGTCAGAGCTTGCCGCGATGGGGGCAGGGGGTGCCGTTTGTTTCGCCTCGGGCTTTGCTGAAGCAGATGCCGAGGACCCCGCAAGTGCGGGTTTGCAAGCGGATCTTGTGGCAGCGGCGGGCGATATGCCGATTCTTGGACCGAACTGCTACGGCTTTGTGAATGCGGTGGATGGCGCACTGCTTTGGCCTGATCAACATGGCTGTGCGCGCGTGGATCGCGGTGTCGCGATCCTGACGCAAAGCTCCAATATTGCGATCAATCTGACAATGCAGCGGCGCGCCTTGCCCATCGCCTATACAGTGACGTGCGGGAACATGGCCCAAACCACGCAGGCAGATATCGCCATGGCCCTGCTGGATGATCCGCGCGTCACAGCGCTGGGTCTGCATGTGGAGGGGTTTGGCGACACGCATCTTTGGCACGCACTGGCGCAAAAGGCATATGACAAATCCGTACCGATCATCGTTCTCAAGATCGGCGTGTCCGATCAGGCGCAGCAGGCGACCGTGTCACATACAGCATCGCTCGCAGGGAGTGACGCTGGCGCTTCCGCGTTTCTGCGCTATCTCAGTATCCCGCGGATGCAGGATTTGCCGACCTTTCTGGAAACCCTCAAGCTGCTGCACTGCCACGGGGTTCTGCCGGGCAGCAGGCTTTCATCGATCAGTTGCTCCGGCGGGGAAGCTTCGCTCGTTGCCGATATGGCCGCACAGCACGCGGTTTCCTTTCCACCCTTGAGTGACGCGCAACGTAACGCCTTGTCCAGCGCCTTGGGGCCGATGGTCGCGCTGTCTAACCCGCTGGATTATCACACATATGTTTGGGGGGATGCGGATAAGATGGCAGCGGCATGGTTACCGATGGCGGCGCCGCATATCGATCTGGTGATGATCATTCTGGACTATCCGCACACGGATGCGACCGCGTGGGACTGTGCGACACAAGCAGCGATCGCTGTTCACAAACGCAGCGGGCGGCCCGTGGCCGTGGTTGCGACCTTGCCCGAATTGCTCCCCCCGGATGTGTCGGCACGCCTTATGGCGGCGGGGGTGACGCCCTTGCATGGGGTGCGTGAAGCGCTCGGCGCGGTTGAGGCCGCAGCGGGGTGCATCGCCCCGCAGGATGCACCTCCGTTGCGTGCCGGACCCAGCAGCAAAACCGAAATGCTGTCAGAGGCGGAGGCCAAACAAAGCCTTGCGCGTTTTGGCATACCTGTCCCGCGTGGGCTAGTTGTGAAACGGGCTGATCTTGGAGGCATGGCATCTGCGCTCGTCGCGCCCTTGGCCCTCAAGGCCATAGGGCTGGCGCATAAATCCGAGGCAGGCGCGCTCAGGCTGAATGTACAGGCGGAAACCCTCGCCATGGCGGCGCGAGACATGCCTGGCGACCGGTTTCTCGTCGAGGAAATGGTCACGGGCACCGTTGCGGAACTTCTCATAGGTGTGACGCGCGACGCCGCACATGGGTTTGTGCTGACCCTTGCGGCGGGCGGTGTATTGACCGAACTGTGGGGCGATCAAAGATCACTGCTGATCCCGGCGTCGCGGGTGGATGTGGCGGACGCTTTGGCGGAGTTGCGGATTTATCCGATGCTGCGCGGGTATCGCGGCGCCAAGGCGGCGTGTTTGCCTGCAGTCATTGACGCGGTGATGGGCTTGCAGGATTACGTCATAAACAACGCGGCCCATGTGCAAGAAGTTGAAATCAACCCGTTGATGTGTACCCCTGATGCGGCAATAGCGGCGGATGCCCTCATCATGCGGTGCACACCTTTAATCCCGGCAGGAGAGCCAAATGGACCCGATTAG
- a CDS encoding carnitinyl-CoA dehydratase, giving the protein MDPIRTRTKGMILEITLDRPKANAIDLATSREMGEVFRSFRDDPDLRVAILTGAGEKFFCPGWDLKAAAEGDAVDGDYGVGGFGGLQELRAMNKPVIAAVNGIACGGGLELALSADMILAADHASFALPEIRSGTIADAASIKLPKRIPYHIAMELLLTGRWFDPQEAKGWGLVNEILPAADLLPRAWELAELLASGPPLVYAAIKEVVREAEDAKFQDIMNRITKRQLETIDVLYSSEDQLEGATAFAEKRDPVWKGR; this is encoded by the coding sequence ATGGACCCGATTAGAACCCGTACAAAGGGCATGATTTTAGAGATTACGCTCGACCGCCCCAAAGCCAATGCGATTGACTTGGCGACCTCGCGCGAGATGGGAGAGGTTTTTCGCAGCTTCAGAGACGATCCGGATCTGCGCGTGGCGATTTTGACCGGGGCGGGTGAAAAGTTCTTTTGCCCTGGCTGGGATCTCAAGGCGGCAGCGGAGGGTGATGCGGTTGATGGCGATTATGGTGTCGGTGGTTTTGGCGGTCTGCAGGAATTGCGCGCGATGAACAAACCGGTGATTGCAGCCGTCAACGGCATTGCCTGCGGGGGCGGATTGGAACTGGCGCTGAGTGCGGATATGATTCTGGCCGCTGATCACGCCAGCTTTGCCTTGCCGGAAATCCGCTCTGGCACCATCGCGGATGCGGCTTCGATCAAGCTGCCCAAACGTATCCCCTACCATATCGCCATGGAATTGCTGCTGACCGGGCGCTGGTTCGACCCACAAGAAGCCAAAGGCTGGGGGCTGGTCAATGAAATCCTGCCCGCCGCTGATCTGTTACCCCGCGCATGGGAGCTGGCGGAGTTGCTGGCCTCCGGTCCACCGCTGGTCTACGCCGCAATCAAAGAGGTGGTGCGAGAGGCAGAAGACGCCAAGTTTCAGGACATCATGAACCGGATTACCAAACGGCAGCTTGAAACCATCGACGTGCTCTATAGTTCTGAGGATCAGCTTGAGGGCGCAACGGCTTTCGCCGAAAAACGCGACCCGGTTTGGAAAGGCCGATAG